A genomic segment from Geitlerinema sp. PCC 7407 encodes:
- a CDS encoding EutN/CcmL family microcompartment protein, producing MQIARVRGTIVSTQKDPSLQGTKFLLLQLLDEEGQPLPGYEVAADCVGAGVDEWVLVTRGSAARQPDGMDKRPLDALVVGIIDTVSIENSLLYSKKAQYR from the coding sequence ATGCAAATTGCACGGGTTCGAGGCACGATCGTCAGCACTCAAAAAGACCCAAGCTTGCAAGGGACAAAGTTCTTGTTGCTGCAACTGCTGGACGAGGAGGGACAGCCGCTGCCGGGTTATGAAGTCGCTGCTGATTGTGTCGGCGCTGGTGTTGATGAGTGGGTGCTAGTCACGCGTGGCAGCGCTGCTCGTCAACCAGACGGTATGGACAAACGTCCTCTTGATGCTCTGGTGGTTGGAATTATCGACACGGTGAGCATCGAAAATTCCCTCCTCTATAGCAAGAAGGCCCAATATCGGTAA
- a CDS encoding ribulose bisphosphate carboxylase small subunit, with translation MAVHSFAAPPTPWSQDLAEPQVHDTAYVHAFSNIIGDVRVGPNVLVAPGTSIRADEGSPFFIGANTNIQDGVVVHGLEQGRVLGDDQEPYSVWIGSNASITHKALIHGPAYIGDDCFIGFRSTVFNARVGKGCIVMMHALIQDVEIPPGKYVPSGAVITSQQQADRLPDVQDEDREFARHVVGINEALRSGYQCAEDSVCIAGIRNEAPKTKETDGVNGFSRLSGQMQSTQLSSETLDQVRHLLNSGYRVGTEHADTRRFQTSSWHSCAPIQSSRESEVVGALEACLREHEGEYVRLIGIDTRSKRRVLESIIQRPGDRSGQASRPTTTSSYSGGNGNGAAASRGAAVAPSANADVADLVRQLVAQGCRVSLEHADERRFKTSSWRSGPLMQTSQASEVIAVVQSFLAEHRNEYVRLVGIDSAAKRRVVEVTIQRPGESANVASGAGSSSYSAPSAPSYSSSSNSSATSGRLAPEIVDQLRQLLAQGCRIGVEHADARRYRTSSWHSCPAIDSTQLQTVVGILERCVADHPGEYVRLIGIDPKAKRRVAETLIQRPGQ, from the coding sequence ATGGCAGTCCACAGCTTTGCTGCCCCTCCCACTCCATGGTCTCAAGACTTAGCCGAGCCTCAGGTTCATGACACGGCTTATGTGCATGCCTTCTCCAACATCATTGGGGATGTCCGCGTAGGTCCCAACGTGCTAGTTGCACCCGGGACCTCTATTCGTGCGGATGAGGGAAGCCCTTTCTTCATTGGTGCGAATACCAACATTCAAGATGGTGTGGTGGTCCACGGCCTCGAGCAGGGTCGGGTTCTAGGAGATGACCAAGAACCGTACTCGGTTTGGATTGGCAGTAATGCTTCGATTACCCATAAAGCACTGATTCACGGTCCTGCGTACATCGGCGATGACTGTTTCATTGGGTTTCGCTCGACCGTATTCAATGCACGGGTTGGCAAGGGCTGCATTGTGATGATGCATGCGCTGATTCAGGATGTGGAAATTCCACCGGGTAAGTACGTGCCTTCGGGGGCGGTGATTACCAGTCAGCAGCAGGCAGATCGGCTGCCCGATGTGCAAGATGAGGACCGAGAGTTTGCCCGTCATGTGGTGGGCATCAATGAGGCGCTGCGTTCCGGATATCAGTGTGCTGAGGATAGCGTTTGTATCGCTGGAATTCGGAATGAAGCGCCGAAAACCAAAGAAACGGATGGAGTAAACGGTTTTAGCAGGTTAAGTGGTCAGATGCAAAGCACACAGTTGAGTTCGGAAACCTTGGATCAGGTGCGTCATCTGCTAAACAGCGGATACCGCGTTGGCACGGAGCATGCTGATACGCGTCGCTTCCAAACGAGCTCTTGGCACAGCTGCGCGCCGATTCAGTCTAGCCGCGAGTCGGAAGTGGTTGGTGCGCTTGAGGCTTGTTTGCGAGAGCATGAGGGTGAGTATGTTCGCTTAATTGGGATTGATACCCGAAGCAAGCGCCGAGTCCTAGAGAGCATTATTCAGCGCCCTGGCGATCGCTCGGGCCAAGCTTCTCGCCCGACGACGACTTCTTCTTACAGCGGTGGGAATGGTAATGGTGCGGCTGCTAGCCGTGGCGCTGCCGTAGCTCCGTCGGCCAATGCCGATGTGGCGGATCTGGTGCGCCAACTAGTGGCTCAGGGCTGCCGCGTGAGCCTCGAGCACGCTGATGAGCGCCGCTTCAAGACATCCTCTTGGCGGAGCGGTCCGCTGATGCAGACTAGCCAAGCCTCTGAAGTGATCGCCGTTGTGCAAAGCTTCCTGGCTGAGCACCGCAACGAGTATGTCCGCCTGGTGGGCATCGACTCCGCCGCCAAGCGCCGCGTTGTCGAAGTGACGATCCAGCGTCCTGGCGAATCTGCCAACGTTGCCTCGGGTGCCGGTTCCTCCTCTTACTCTGCTCCTTCTGCGCCGAGCTATTCTTCGTCGAGCAACAGTTCGGCTACAAGCGGCCGCCTTGCGCCGGAGATTGTCGACCAACTGCGTCAGCTCCTCGCTCAGGGCTGCCGCATTGGTGTTGAGCACGCTGATGCCCGCCGCTACCGGACCTCGTCTTGGCACAGCTGCCCGGCGATCGACTCCACCCAGCTTCAAACGGTGGTGGGAATCCTCGAGCGCTGCGTAGCGGATCACCCGGGTGAGTATGTGCGCCTAATCGGCATCGATCCGAAGGCCAAGCGCCGCGTGGCCGAAACGCTCATCCAACGGCCCGGCCAGTAG
- a CDS encoding carbon dioxide concentrating mechanism protein: MNLPSLQPVISADIYISGDVRIHESAIIGSGAILQADPGCRIVVSAGACIGMGAVVHAHQGNIEIRTGVNLGAGALVVGDCVIGDNACVGAVTTLFNTSIPASQLVSPGTFLGNAGRSLKNQPPASSQERVVEEPASPTVEAAEPSSSEPESPEPQPTSESSALVKPGENDALPKIPGQEQLDRLLGKLFPYNQSMNPPADPWT; this comes from the coding sequence ATGAATTTGCCATCACTCCAGCCTGTTATTAGCGCTGACATCTATATCAGTGGAGATGTTCGGATTCACGAAAGCGCAATCATCGGCTCAGGAGCGATTTTGCAAGCAGATCCGGGATGTCGAATTGTCGTTTCTGCCGGTGCTTGTATTGGCATGGGGGCTGTGGTTCACGCTCACCAGGGCAATATCGAGATCCGGACAGGAGTCAATTTGGGTGCTGGAGCCCTGGTAGTGGGGGATTGCGTCATTGGAGACAATGCTTGCGTGGGGGCGGTTACGACGCTGTTCAATACGTCGATTCCGGCATCCCAGCTCGTTTCTCCAGGCACTTTTTTGGGAAATGCCGGCCGTTCGCTCAAAAATCAGCCGCCAGCCTCTTCCCAAGAGCGGGTTGTAGAAGAGCCTGCTTCACCAACCGTTGAGGCTGCTGAACCTTCGTCGTCTGAGCCAGAATCCCCCGAGCCGCAGCCAACTTCAGAGAGCTCAGCCTTGGTGAAGCCTGGTGAAAATGACGCTTTACCCAAAATTCCGGGCCAAGAACAGCTCGATCGCCTGTTGGGCAAGCTGTTTCCCTACAATCAATCCATGAATCCGCCGGCTGACCCCTGGACATAA
- a CDS encoding BMC domain-containing protein, whose amino-acid sequence MKFLRSATQNRDRGLKGSAIGMVSTRSFPAIIGTADMMLKSAGVSLIGFEKVGGGYCTAIIRGNISDVQIAVASGVETAEQFGQFVDKVIIPRPLPNLEAIFPISQRMAYLADGVKSPWRDQALGLLETRGFPALVGAADAMLKSADVQLTAYETIGNGLCTAIIRGSVANVAVAVQAGMHEAERIGELNAVMVIPRPLDDMEQSLPIAAVLLEALPKPLEIPLALEKREVVMAELPEVKALPNLQELEKETIEPPES is encoded by the coding sequence ATGAAGTTTCTTCGCTCGGCTACTCAAAATCGCGATCGCGGCCTCAAAGGCAGCGCCATTGGCATGGTTTCAACCCGCAGCTTTCCGGCCATCATCGGAACGGCTGACATGATGCTGAAATCTGCTGGCGTTTCCCTCATCGGATTTGAAAAAGTGGGCGGTGGCTATTGCACAGCCATTATTCGCGGCAATATTTCGGATGTGCAGATTGCTGTCGCCTCTGGCGTGGAGACGGCAGAGCAGTTTGGTCAGTTTGTTGACAAGGTTATTATTCCAAGGCCCCTACCTAACTTAGAGGCGATTTTTCCGATTAGTCAGCGCATGGCTTATCTGGCTGATGGGGTCAAAAGCCCCTGGCGCGATCAGGCCCTAGGCCTGCTAGAAACTCGTGGTTTTCCGGCTTTGGTGGGGGCTGCCGATGCGATGCTGAAGTCGGCGGATGTGCAGCTGACTGCCTATGAGACCATCGGAAATGGGCTCTGCACGGCGATTATTCGGGGCTCGGTGGCGAATGTGGCCGTGGCGGTCCAGGCTGGAATGCACGAGGCAGAGCGAATTGGCGAGCTCAATGCGGTGATGGTGATTCCGCGGCCGCTGGACGATATGGAGCAGTCACTCCCCATTGCGGCGGTCTTGCTGGAGGCCCTACCGAAGCCCCTTGAGATTCCTTTGGCCCTAGAGAAGCGAGAAGTGGTGATGGCAGAGCTGCCTGAAGTGAAGGCGCTGCCGAATTTGCAAGAACTAGAAAAAGAGACGATTGAGCCACCTGAGAGCTGA